In Thermoanaerobaculia bacterium, the sequence TGTGGCCGTAGCGGACGCCGTCCTTGAGGAGGAAGCGCCGCGCGTCGCCACTGGTGCAGACGGCGCCCTGGCGGACCTCGAGGATCTGTTCGGTGCGGGCCGAGGCGGGATCGTCCACTCCCACCACCCACGGTTCGCCGTCGCGGCGCGGGCCGGTCAGCACCAGATCTCCTCCCAGATTCACCAGGCAGGCGACTTCCGGGGCGGCCTGCCGCAGCAGCAGCGCCGCGCGGTCCGCGGCATACTCCTTGCCGAGGCCGCCGAGATCGAGCTCCATCCCGGCGGGCAGGGTGAGGACAGGTCGTCGCCAGGTCACGCGCTGCCAGCCCACCAGCGGCACGAGCTCAGCGACCTGGGCCGCGGTCGGAACCCGGTCGCTGCCGTCGAACTTCCAGGCGCGCCGGAGCACTCCGGAGGTGACGTCGAACGCACCTTCGGAGATGCGGTGGCAGCGGGCGGCGAAGTCGAGCAGATCGGCGGTTTCGCTATCCACCGCGAACGGTTCGCCGGCGGCGGCGTGCAGCCGGGCCAGCACCGAGTCGCTGCGGTAGCGCGAGAACTTGGCCTCGATGCGGTGGACCTCGACGGCGGCAATCTCGGTCAGCCGGCGCGTCACCCGCCGGTTGCCACCTTCGACGAGGACTTCACAGGGGCTGGCCATGGCGTCGAAGCGGCCCGCCCCATGGCCGGCCGCCCGGCGCACACGGAGCGTGCCCGGATCGAAGGTCAGCGCCGCCTCAGAAGGCGCACCCAAACTGCACCATCAGCGCATCCACGGCAGGAAAGAGCTCGTAGTCTGCCAGCACTCCGGGTTGCGCGCCGGAGACGGTGCCACTCTGCTCGTAGTACTCGAGCTTGATGTTCCACTCGCGATCGTGGCGCATCGGGCGCCCGTACTTGAGGCCGAACGTGACGCCAGTGAGGTCGCCAAGCCGGTAGTCGGCGCTGGCGTGGCCGGGAAGGGCTTCGCCCGCCGCGAGATAGCGGGTATAGAAACTGGCGGCGGACTGCTGGTAGAGCCGGGCGTGAGGCTGCAGGTAGCCCGCCCCGCCGAGGTCCCAGCGATAGCGCAGGTCGATCGTATGTGAGCGGATCCGCCAGTCGTCCCAATGGTAGCGATAGCTCACGTCCGCCGCATCCTCGGAGCGCATCTGGCGTTTGTAGGCCACGTAGAGACTCTGTTTCGTTCGCGCGTCGGGCCGCGACTCGTAGAGCTGATCGACCGGGTTCCCCTGGTTCGGGCCGGGCAAGGGGTCGATCAGGCTCACCAGCTTGTAGGGATCCGTCAGGTAGCCGGAGCTCCTGCCGACGCTGTAGTTGATCTGTACCAGGGAGCGGCGGTCGAGGATCTGCGTCAGCCCGAACAGCAGGTCGTAGAGCGACTTCGTGTCCCCGCTCCCGATGCGATTGAGCGGTGGGACTCCGCCGCCGTCGTCCTCACCACCGCCGGGAACTTCGGGCGACATGCTGCCGAGCGGCTCCGGCAGGCCCCCCACCGGGTCGACGGTGTCGTAGCCGAGCGCGGCCCCCAGCGAGAGCGTGGTGTTGCGTTGGTTGAAGTCGCGTGCCAGGACAGCATTGACCGAGTAGGAACCGTAGTCGTATTCGGTCGAGACATTGGCACCGAACGTCGCTTTCCAGAGCGGCGAGAGCGGCTTCTCCCAGCTCATGTTGAGCGCCCAGCGCGTGTCGAGGAAACTCGTGTCGAGCGGGGTCTCCCCCGGCTGCGTGGCGTAGCTCCCGTGACCCGAAGGCGTGGTGTAGGTCTGCGCCCGGGAGGAGGGCGTCGCGCCGTTGGCCGAGGCGCCGGTCAGCGAGTCAACCGTGAGTCGGAAATTCAACGCCTTGCCGTCACCCCGGTCCCAGCGCGCCGAGACCACAGGTTCGATAGCGGTGACCCGGTTGGTTTCGCTGTAATAGAGCACCTGCGAGTCGAAGCTCCAGCCGTCGGCCTGCGCTGCAGGGCAGCCGAGCAGCACGCCGGTCGCCGCGGCCAGCGCCAGGCGCACGCTGTTGTCCCGATTCAGTTGCATCCGCAGCCTCCGCCCGCAAAGCCCGAGCCACCGCTCGAGGCCTCTTTGCTGAAATAGATGTGTTCGTCGAGCGCGAGCTCGAGCGGATAGCCGTCGAAGCGCATGCAGCGTTTGGCGAGCTCGCCGCGGTCCCAGGGCTTCGCCCCCAGGCGGGGAGCGGCCGGGGTCGCTTCCGGAGACGTGGCCGCGGCCTGCTCCGTGGCGGCGGACGCGGACGATGCGGGCGTCCCGGACGTCGAGGGCGATGCCGATGACGTGGACGATGCGCAACCCGCGAGCGCGCTCGCCAGCATCAACGCGAGCAGCGCCAGAATGGGTCGAGTCCGGTCGATCCAGCGGATCCTGCAGATCATGGGGCCTCCTCGTCGAGCAGTTGCGCGATCCTGCTTTGGAGCTTCGCCTCATCGGCCTTGCGAAAACCGCTCTGACGGAAGCGGGTCTTGCCGTCCCGCGCGATGAGCACGGTGGTCGGCATCCCTTCGAGCCGCCACTGCTCGGCGAGCTTCCCGGCCGGGTCGAAGGCGATCCTGAAGCCGACCGGAGTCTCGGCGAGGAACTCCTCCGCGAGGCGACGATCCGTGTCGACGTTGACCGCAATCACCACCAGGCCCCGTTTCCCGTGCTCTGCCTGGAGCCCGTCCATGTAGGGAAAGCTCGCACGACAGGGTTGACACCAGGAGGCCCAGAAATCGAGGTAGACGACCTGGCCGGCGTAGGCTGAGAGGTCAAGCGCAGCGAGCTCCTCGTAGGCGGCCGCTGGCGGTCCCAGGAGCACCACGAAGACGAATACGAGAATTCCCGTTCTCTTGGCCAGGCGCATGAGGAGCGACTCCCGGAGAGGCGACCCTGGCTGTATATCACCCGCTCCCGCCGGCCGACCCGTCCGAAGGGGCGGCAACCGCCGGGCACGCGAGCGCCAACGGCGCTAGACTGCAGCGCAACTTGAACGACAACGAACGACGCGACCTCGGGCCCGGCAGTTCGCTCGCCCACTACCGCATCACCGCCAAGCTCGGCGAAGGCGGCATGGGCGAGGTCTGGAGCGCCACCGACACCCGACTCGACCGCGAGGTCGCCATCAAAGTGCTGCCCGCCGCGTTAACAGAAGACAAGGAGCGCCTGGCACGTTTCGAACGCGAGGCGAAGCTCCTCGCCCAGCTCAACCACCCGAATATCGCCCAGATCTACGGCCTCGAAAGCAGCGGCGCGACCCACGCCCTCGTCATGGAGCTCGTCCCCGGCCCGACCCTGGCCGAACGCCTCGAATCCGGGCCTCTTCCCTTTTCTGAGAGCGTTTCTTTCGCGCTGCAGATCGCGCAGGCGCTCGAAGAGGCGCACGAGAAAGGCATCGTCCATCGTGACCTCAAGCCCCAAAACATAAAGGCTTCCAGTGAAGGCAAAGCCAAGGTCCTCGATTTCGGATTGGCCAAAGCGATGGAGGCAGCGCCCGGTTCCGCGTCCGCCACCGATCTCGCGCGTTCGCCGACGCTGATGAACTCCCCCACCCTGACCGCGGTCCACGGCACCCAGCTGGGCATCATCCTGGGCACTGCGGCCTACATGGCGCCGGAGCAGGCGCGCGGCGCGGCCGTCGACAAGCGGGCCGACATCTGGGCGTTCGGAGTGCTCCTCTACGAGATGCTCACCGGCGAGCGTCTGTTCGAGGGCGACAGCGTCGTTGACACCCTCTCGGCGGTGATGCGCAAAGAGATCGATCTCGGTCGCCTCCCCGCCGGCACACCGGGGGTGATCCGGCAGCTCCTGCGCCGCTGCCTCGAACGCAACCCGAAACGGCGGCTGCACGACATCGCCGATGCGCGGATCGTGCTCGAGGACGTATTGGCTGGCGTCGACGTCGACGAGCGGGGGGCACCGGTTGGGCGAGCGCAATCGCGCACGCCCGGGCGAACTCACCTGACCTGGCTCGCCGGTCTCCTCATCGCGGTCGCCGGCACCGCCCTTCTCACCCGCTTCGCGGGTGAACACGGCGCGGCGCCGGGCGAGCCGCAGCGCCTGGCCATCCATCTTGCCAACGACCAGGAACTGGCCATCGGCGGCAACTCCCTGCTGACCTTTTCGCCCGACGGGCGCAGCCTGGTGTTCGCCGTGATGGAGAAGGGTCGGCGAGCGATCTACCGGCGCGAGCTCGGCCAACGGGACGCCGAAAGGATCGAAGGCACCGAAGACGGCGAGGCGCCCTTCTTCTCGCCCGATGGCCGCTCGCTCGGCTTCGTCGCGCGGGGACAGGTGATGAAGGTCGCGGCCGCGGGGGGCCGCCCGGTCCGCATCGGCGAGGCGCGCGGCGCGGGCGGCGCGACCTGGCTCGACGACGGCACGATCGTGCTGGCGCCGATCTACTCCGACGGGCTCTTCCGCATGACCGCCGAGGGCGCCAACCTGACACGGCTGACGACCCCCGATCGCGACGCCGGCGTGCTCGGCCACTGGTGGCCCGACGAGGTTCCCGGCGGACGGTGGGTGTTGTTCACCGCGTTCCGAACGCCGGTCGACACCTCGCGGGTCGGCGCTGTCGACCTCACCACAGGGGAAGTCCGCTGGCTCGTCGAGGGCGGCTTCTTCGGCCGCTACCTGGCGACCGGGCATCTTCTCTACGCCAAGGGGCAGCGTCTCTACGCCGTGCCGTTCGACGCCGCGACGGCCACCGTGGGCGGTGCGGCCGTGACCGTTCTCGACGACCTGCTCGTCGAGCAGACTGGCGGCTTCGCCATGCTGGCGGTGTCGCGCCGCGGCACGCTCGCCTACGTCAGCGAGTCGCTCGGCCACCTGCCGACCGAGCTGGTCTGGCTCGATCGCGCCGGGATCGCAACGCCGGCGGCGACCGAGCGCCGGCGCTACCTGACCGTCGGCCTCTCGCCCGATGGCCGTCGGGCGGCTCTCACCGTGCAAGGCGAAAGCCGCGACCTGTGGGTTCTCTCGTTCGACCGGGGCACCCTCTCGCGCCTGACCAGTGGCGACGACACGGAGTTCGACCCCACATGGACGCCCGACGGCAACGAGCTGATCTACGTCGTGGACCGTCCGCCGTTCGAGCTCCATCGTATTGCCGCCGGAGCACCCGACTCCGGACGCCCGGTCTGGAACGAGCCGGCGGAGCTCGACCACACGACGCCGGTCGTCGCGCCCGATGGCCGGACGGTCGTCTACAGCCTGACCGAGGAGGGTACGGGGACGAATCTCTACGCTCGCCCGTTCGCCGGCGGCGAGCCGCGGGCGCTCCGCGCCAGCCGCGGCCAGGAGCTGTACGCCTCGTTCTCGGCGGACGGCCGTTGGCTCGCCTACGAATCGGACGAAACCGGGCGCCCGGAGATCTACGTCGAGGCGTTTCCGGGACCGGGGGAGCGCGTCCAGGTCTCCGCCGACGGCGGGCGTCAGCCGCGCTGGGCCGCCAACGGCGAGCTCTTCTACCGTCATGACGACGAACTGCGCGTCGTCGTGACGCGCTTCGACGGGCGCTTTGCCTTCGAGCCGCCGCGCTCGCTGTTCCGGTATCCAATAAAGCAGAGCAGCAGCGGCGGCACCGAGGCCCACCTCTACGACGTCAGCGCCGACGGCCGGCGCCTCCTGGCCATTACCACCCCGGAAACGCTGCGACCACGGCAGATCGACATCGTCACCGAATGGACGACCGAGCTCGTTCGCCTGATGTCCGGGGGCAAACCGTAGGCGAGAGCAGGTCCGGCGCCCGGCGAGCGGAGCCCCAGGTTCGGCAAACGCCTGGGCCCCTAGGAGATCACCGCCAAGCTCGGCGAGGGCGGCATGGTAGTGGTCTACCGAGCGACCGACACCTAGCTCAATCCTGAGCTCGGCGCGAGCCCGGCCGCTGGTTCAGAATCCGAAGGCGAAGCGTAGCGCCTGCTCGAGCTCGCGGTCGCGCCCCTCTGCCGGCGGGAACTCGTGGCCGAGGCCGGGGTAGATCCGTACCCGGACACCAGCCCCGGCCTTCTCGAGCCGTCTTGCCGCGAGCCGGTTGTTGGCAGCCGCTTCGTCGCGCTCGCCGTTCAGGAACGCGAAGCGCGGGAACGGACTCGGCAGGCGCTCCGGAACCGGCGCCAACCGCTCCTCGAACCAGCCCGCGACCGCGACAACTCCGGCGAACCTCTCCGGGTAGCGCGCGGCCATCGTCAGCGCGACGCCGGCGCCCTGCGAGAAGCCGGTGAGCACGACCGGACCGATGGGGCGTTCTTTGGCCGTGCGTGCGATCGCCTCGAGTACCAGATACTCGGCCTGCTCGACGACGCCCCAGCCGAAGCCGTTGCCGACCCCCTCCTGCCCGCGCGGGACGACCAGCAGCGCCCCGAGACGGGAAGCCGCGGCGCGAAACGCCTCGGCGATCGGTTCCGGAGTGCCGCCGTAGCCGTGCAGCGCGACGACGAGCGGCAGGGGCCCGTTCGGCGTCCCCTTGGGCGTGCGCTTGGGCGCGAACGAGAGCAGCGGCGCGCTCGCCAGGCGCGGCTTGGTGAGCTCGAGCTCCGCGGCGTTGTTCCCGCGAATGCGCTCCAGGGCCGCGGCGTAGCCGCGCTGCTCGCGGATCGGATCGAGGTCTTCGTCCCGCAGCAGCGTCGAGGTGAAGGCGAAACCGAGCTCGGCGCTCCGCGTCAGCGCGACGACCGCATCCTCTTTGCGGCCGCCGCGCGACAGCATGCAGGCGAGATTGTAGGCGTCGGGCGCCGAATCGGGGCGCGCGGCCGTGAGCTGCCGCGCCACCTCGACCGCCGCCTCCCAGTCTCTCCTCGCCGCCGCGCGGGCGAGCTCGCGGGAGAGCGCCTCGACGCTGGCCGGCGCGCTCTCCTTGGGGAAAGCGAATACGGAATGCTGGGCGACCGCCAGCCCGAGCACGAGCGTGAGCCCCATGGCGAGCTGGCGGCGGAATGCGTTCGTTCGACTACGGAGCGGCATCGCCTCCGTCTACGCTGTCCGCCCAGTCGAGGTTTCTTTGCCCGGAGGGGCAAGGACGGCATTTCCGGCTCGACACTCGCTATTGTGCTGCTCACCATGCCCCGGATCACCCGCCGCACCTTCGCCTGGCTGGCGGCGCTCGCGCCGGCTTCGATCGGCCGCGCTTTCGGCGCCCTCTGGAACGACGTCGGCCGACTCGGCGGCGGCGAGCACGAGCTCACGCTGCTCTATACCAACGACTTCCACAGCGCCTTCGAGCCGATCCCGGCCTACTGGCTCCCGGGCTCGCCACGGCTCGGCGGCGCCGCGCACCTCGCCACCCTGATCGACCGCCAGCGCGCCGCGGCGCGGACCACCTTCCTGCTCGACTCGGGCGACATGTTCACCGGCACGATGTCGGTTCTCACCCAGGGCGAAGCCTTGATGGAGATGATGACCGTGATGGGCTACGACGCGATGGGCGTCGGCAATCACGAGTTCGACTACGGCTGGGAGGTCTTCGAGCGCCAGATCACCCGGGTGCCGTTCCCGGTCCTCTGCTGCAATGTCCGCCACCTCGGTGCGCGGTCCCGCTTCTGCCGGCCCTACACCCTCCTGGAGCGCAACGGCGTGCGCCTGGGCGTCATCGGGGTGATGGGCAGCCGGGCAGCGAAGTACACCATCATGCCGTCAAAGGTCGACGGGTTGCAGTTCACCGATCCCGTGGAGGAAGCGGCGGCCTGCGTCGAGGCTCTGCGGCCGGCCGTCGACCTCATCGTCGTGCTCGCCCACCAGGGCCTGCCCGGCCCGATGCAGACCGACGCCGAGAACGACCCCGACGTGCAGCGGCCGCTCGACGAGGACCTCGCCTTCTGCGGCGCCATCCCTGACATCGACGTCTACATCGCTGCGCATTCGCATCGCGGGCTCGAGACGCCTCTCGTCCATCCCGAAACCGGCACACTCCTCGTCCAGACCTACGGCTACGGCACGCGGCTCGGCGCGCTGCACCTGAAGCTCCGCGACCGCCGGGTGGTCGAGCATCGCGGCGAGCTGCTCAAGGTCTGGAGCGACGAGCTGCCGGCGCATCCCGCGGTGGCGGCGCGTGTCGGGCACTACCAGAAGATCGTCGGCAGTCAGATCGGCGGCGACATCGGGCGCGCAAGCGCGCGCTTCGTCCGCAAGTACAACACTGAGTCGCCGCTCGGCAGCTTCGTCGCCGACGTGATGCGGGAGCGTGCGCGCTGCGACGTCGGCTTCACCAACGCCGGTGGCCTGCGCGCCGACCTGCCGGCGGGTGGTCTGCATCGCGGTCATGTCCTCGATGCGCTGCCTTTCATCAACACGCTCGTCACCCTCGACCTCTCCGGCAGAGACCTGCGCAGCGTCGTCGAGCAGGGCGCCTCGCTCACAGCCGGCATGGTCCAGGTTTCGGGGCTGCGCGCCGTCTACGATCTCGCCCGGCCGATCGGCAGCCGGGTGCTCGATCTTCGGGTGGGCGACCGCCCGGTCGAGGACGACCGGCGCTACCGCGTCGCCACCAACAGCTTCCTCGCCGAAGGCGGCGACCGCTACGAGTCGTTGCGCAACGGCCGGGAGCTCGCGCGCGACGCCCTCTTGAGCGACTGCGTCGTCGACCACCTCCGAGCCACGGGTACCATCGCGCCACCGCCGCCAGGTCGGCTGGTGCCCGCGCGCCGGACATAGTACTGTCGCCCCCGATCCGCCACCGGCATCCGGAACGAAAGCTCGCCAGCACCGCATTCTCCCGAGCCGTGCTGGCGCGGGTAGCGTCAGAGGAGGGCAGCCATGCAATCGCCTCGGGTTACGCGCTGGTGGAGCTCGGTCGCGCTCGCGACGATTCTTCAGGTCTCTCCTGCCGTCGCTGCACAGCGGTTTCACGCTCGTTTCGACCCGATCCCCGCGGGGCCGGTCCTGATCTTCAGCGACGACTTCGAGAGTGCCGGCACCTGCGATTGGGTCTCGACCGCGCCCTGCGCGCTCTACATCCTCACGATTCCGCCGGGAACCGACAGCGGCGATCACGGCTTCCCGACCGTGATCCAGCTCCAGGTCGGTGCTGTCCTGCACATCGTCAACGGCGATCCGACGCCGCACCGGATCCATGCCAACAACAACATTGGACTCCTGCACCAGCCAACCTCGATGACCCAGGGCCAGGAGTACGTAGGGACGGTCAACCAGACAGGTCAGGACACTCTCTACTGCCACGACCACGGGACGGCCAGCGGCGAGCTCATCATCATCGTTCCCTAGGCACAGGCGTCCCCATCCGCTTCACGCCGCAGAGTCCGGCAGATCGCCGCGCCGTCGGGTAGGATCGGCGGCGAATTGATCGGCAAACGACTGGGCCCCTACGAGGTCACCGCCAAGCTCGGCGAGGGCGGCATGGGTGAGGTCTATCGCGCCACCGACACCAGGCTCAAGCGCGAAGTGGCGATCAAAGTGCTGCCGGCGGCGTTCACCGCCGACCCGGAACGGCTCGCCCGCTTCGAGCGCGAAGCGCAGCTCCTCGCGCAGCTGAACCACACCAACATCGCGCAGATTTACGGCCTCGAGACCAGCGGCGCGATCCACGCCCTCGTGATGGAGCTCGTCCCCGGTCCGACGCTCGCCGAGCGCCTCGAATCCGGGCCTCTTCCCTTTGCCGAGAGCCTTTCTTTGGCGCTGCAGATCGCGCAGGCGCTCGAAGAGGCCCACGAGAAGGGGATCGTCCATCGTGACCTCAAACCCCAGAACATCAAGGCTCCCAGTGAAGGCAAGGCCAAGGTCCTCGACTTCGGGTTGGCCAAGGCGATGGAGGCGACCCCCGGCGCCGCGTCCGCCGCCGACCTCGCGCGCTCGCCGACGCTGATGAACTCCCCCACCCTCACTGCGGTCCGCGGCACGCAGATCGGCATGATCCTGGGCACCGCGGCCTACATGGCGCCGGAGCAGGCAAAGGGCAAGACGGTCGACAAGCGGGCCGACATCTGGGCGTTCGGCGTCGTGCTCTTCGAGATGCTGACCGGTCGCCCCCTGTTCGGCGGCGAGACCGTTTCCGAGACGATCGCCGAAGTCCTCAAGCAGGAGATCGACTTCACGAAGTTGCCTGCAGGCCTTCCAGCCAGTGTCGGGCGGCTCCTTCGGCGGTGCCTCGAACGCGATCCGCAGCGCCGCCTGCGCGATATCGGCGAGGCGCGACTGCTGATCGAAGGCGCGCTCGCCGGCGAACCGGAGGCCGCGGGAGGGTCGGTCGAGGGGGCTGCCTGGAAGATCTCGACTCCTTCGGGATCGTTCCTGGTCACCAGCTACCGCATCGGGATCGCCGCCGCGATCGCCGGAGCCGCCCTGATCGGTCTCGCGGCGGGCCGTCTCGTGCAGTCTTCTGAATCCGCCCGGACCGCGAAGGCGATCCGCGCCACGATCGCGCTCCCGCAAGGGCTCGAGCTCGACGGAGTCGGAGCGCCCGAGATCGCGATTTCTCCGGACGGCTCGACGCTCGCCTTTCTGGCGCGGGGCGAGAGCGGGCCGCAACAACTGTACGTGCGGCGCCTCGACGGCGACGAAGCGAGGTTGGTGCCCGGAAGCGAAACCGCCGAGGGCCCGTTCTTCTCGCCCGATGGCAAGTGGGTCGCCTTCGCGGTCGGCGTCTCCGGCCTGGGCGGCGGCGTTCCGCGTGAGCTGCGGAAGCAGTCGCTCGAAACCGGGCTGACCCAGACGGTCGCTCCGATCCAGGACTATTTCGGCGGCGCCTGGCGGAACGACGGCACGATCTTCTTCGTCGACGCCACCGACGGAACCGTCTCGTCGGTTCCGGCGAGCGGCGGCAAGCCGACGCTCGCGGTCGCCAGGGCGAGCGAGCGCGGCGAGTCGCCGCCGGTGGCGCTCTTCTGGCCCGAGCTGCTGCCCGACGGAGGCGCGCTCGTCTTCAGCACGCTCGGGCGCCCGACCGGCGAGCTGGTGGTGCTCGACCTCGGCTCGGGCGTTCTCACCCGCCTCGGCGTGAACGGCATGAGCCCACGCTACCTGCCGACCGGGCACCTCGCCTTCGGCGGCGAGAGCGGATCGCTCGAGGTCGTGCCGTTCGACGCCGACGAGCGTCGGATCCTCGGCGCGCCGGTGGCGATGCTCGCCGGCCTCGCGCGGGCGCGGAATCGATCGGCGACCTTCGCGGTCGCCGCGGACGGGACTCTGGTCTATGCGACCGGCTACTTGAGCAACAGTCGTCACGAGCCGATGCGAGTGGTGCGCGCCTCGCGCGGCGGGCTGTTCGAAACCCTGCCGATCGAGCCCGATCTCTACGGCCGCGCGCTCGCGTCCACGCCGGACGGGCGGCGCCTCGCGCTGGCGCGCGAAGACCGTGGCGCCTGGGTCGTCGATCTCGCGCGGGGCACTCGGACCCGGGTCGCCGGCGACGAGATCACCGGCGCGATGGGTGTCGCCTGGTCGCCCGGCGGCGACCAGCTCGCCTGGATCGCGAAGCCGCCCGAAGGCGACGACGTCGCCGTGATCGTTCAGCCGAGCGACGGACGAGGAGCTCCGCGGGCGCTCGGCGTGAGGGACAGCGATCTCAGCGTCGCCGGCTGGATGCCGGACGGCCGCGAGCTGGTCGTCAGTCGTTGGGGAGCCTCGGCGACGATCGAGCGCGTGCCCCTCGCCGGCGAGAGCGAGGTCGTGTGGCGGGATCCCGGCTCGGTCAGCTCGAGCGCTCTGTCGCCGGACGGCGAACTCGTCGCTTTCGAATCGGACGCCGGAGAGGGTTACGAGATCTACCTCCTCTCCCTCGCCACGGGCGCACGCACGCAGGTGACCGGGACGGGCGGGCGCGCTCCGTTCTGGTCGCACGACGGTCGCGAGCTCTTCTTTCGACGCGGCCCGGCGGTCCTCGCGGTTGAGGTTTCGACCGCGGCCGACGGCTCGCCCCGCATCGGGCGCGAAGTGCGGCTGTTCGACTGGCCCGCGGCCTACAAGGTCGTCGCTGGAGCCGACGGCTCCTTCTACGGCACCGAGCCGGTTCCCGGCGCCGCGACGCAGACGAGCCTCGAGCTCCAGACCGGCTGGCTCGAGAGCGTGAGGCGGCTGGCGAGCGCGGGAAAGAGGAACTGAGTTGAGATCGCGAGAGAGGGAGCCGAAACTGTGATCGGCAGGCGTCTGGGTCCGTACGAGATCACCGCCAAGCTCGGCGAAGGCGGCATGGGCGAGGTTTACCGCGCCACCGACACCAAGCTCAAGCGCGAAGTCGCGATCAAGGTACTGCCACAGGAGTTCACCGCGGACAAGGAGCGCCTGGCGAGATTCGAGCGCGAGGCACAGCTCCTCGCCCAGCTCCACCATCCCAACATCGCCTCGATCTTCGGCCTCGAAGAATCCGACGGCGTGCGCGCTCTCGTCATGGAGCTCGTCCCCGGACCGACGCTCGCCGACCGCCTCGAATCCGGAGCCTTTTCCATTACTGAAAGCCTTTCTACCGCGCTCCAGATCGCGCAGGCGCTGGAAGAGGCGCACGAGAAGGGGATCGTCCATCGTGACCTCAAACCCCAGAACATCAAGGCTCCCAGTGAAGGCGTGGCCAAGGTCCTCGACTTCGGGTTGGCCAAGGCGATGGAGGCGACTCCCGGCGCCGCGTCCGCCGCCGACCTCGCGCGCTCGCCGACGCTGATGAACTCCCCGACCCTTACTGCGGTCCACGGCACGCAGCTCGGCATGATCCTGGGGACGGCGGCCTACATGGCGCCGGAGCAGGCGAAGGGCAAGACGGTCGACAAGCGGGCCGACATCTGGGCGTTCGGCGTCGTGCTCTTCGAGATGCTGACCGGTCGCCCCCTGTTCGGCGGCGAGACCGTTTCCGAGACGATCGCCGAAGTCCTCAAGCAGGAGATCGACTTTGCGGCCCTCCCGGCAGCGCTTCCGGCCGGCATTGCGCAGCTCCTTCGGCGATGCCTCGAGCGGAATCCGCAGCGCCGCCTGCGCGACATCGGCGAGGCGCGCATCGCGCTCGAGCAGGCGCTCGCTCCCGGAGCGGGCGAGGTCGTGCCCGCGCGCTCCCTGCCACCCGAAGGCGCCGTGTCCTGGCGACGCGCGCTGCCATGGGCTGTGGCCGCCTTGCTCGCTTCTGCCGTCGTCGCCCTCTGGATCGCGGGCCGGGGCCCGGAAGGGGCTCCGGCGCGTCCGCCGATCGTTCTCGCCGCTCGCCTCCCCGTCGGCCTCGCCTTGCCGCTCGACAACCGCGGGCTCTACGGCCAGACCGGCCTGCTCGCGATCTCGCGCGACGGCCGGCGCATCGCCTTCACCGCCGGACCGGGCGACGAGACGCACCTCTTCATCCGCAACCTCGACAGCGCCAAACTCGTCCCGATCGAGGGCACCAGCGGCGCGAGCAGCCCGTTCTTCTCGCCCGACGGGCGGTGGATCGGTTTCTTCGTTCCCGGGAAGCTGCGCAAGATCGCGGTCGACGGCGGCAAGCCGATCGATCTCGCCGACGCGAGCCTCGACCGCGGAGCTGCCTGGTGCCCCGACGGATCGATCGTCTTCCCGACCAACGTGACCTCGGGGCTCGTCCGTCTGCCACCGGGCGGCGGGCCGCCCGTCCCGCTGACGCAGCTCGACCCCGCCCAGGGCGAGCGCACGCATCGCTGGCCGGCGGTCCTGCCGGGCGGCAAGGAGGTGGCCTTCACGGTCGGACGTGTGGGCCAGCCGGGTGACTACGAGTCGGCGGCGATCGACGCCGTCGAGCTCGCGACCGGCAAGCGCCGTCCGCTGTTCCGCGGCGCCAGCATGGTGCGCTTCACCTCCACCGGCCACGCCCTCCTCGCGCGCGAAGGCCAGGTGCTCGCCATGCCGCTCGCCGGGGCTTCGGGGGCGACGACCGAGGATGCCGCGCAGGTGCTCTCGGGCGTCGCCGGACTCGCCGCGAGCGGCGTGCTCTACTTCGACGTCGCCGACGACGGCACGCTGGTCTACGCGGAAAGCGATCCTGGAG encodes:
- a CDS encoding serine/threonine-protein kinase, which gives rise to MIGRRLGPYEITAKLGEGGMGEVYRATDTKLKREVAIKVLPQEFTADKERLARFEREAQLLAQLHHPNIASIFGLEESDGVRALVMELVPGPTLADRLESGAFSITESLSTALQIAQALEEAHEKGIVHRDLKPQNIKAPSEGVAKVLDFGLAKAMEATPGAASAADLARSPTLMNSPTLTAVHGTQLGMILGTAAYMAPEQAKGKTVDKRADIWAFGVVLFEMLTGRPLFGGETVSETIAEVLKQEIDFAALPAALPAGIAQLLRRCLERNPQRRLRDIGEARIALEQALAPGAGEVVPARSLPPEGAVSWRRALPWAVAALLASAVVALWIAGRGPEGAPARPPIVLAARLPVGLALPLDNRGLYGQTGLLAISRDGRRIAFTAGPGDETHLFIRNLDSAKLVPIEGTSGASSPFFSPDGRWIGFFVPGKLRKIAVDGGKPIDLADASLDRGAAWCPDGSIVFPTNVTSGLVRLPPGGGPPVPLTQLDPAQGERTHRWPAVLPGGKEVAFTVGRVGQPGDYESAAIDAVELATGKRRPLFRGASMVRFTSTGHALLAREGQVLAMPLAGASGATTEDAAQVLSGVAGLAASGVLYFDVADDGTLVYAESDPGANRLELAWLTRSGALESLGLPPREYQGPRISPDGKKIAVTIGPSGGRSGDVWIHDPASAALTKLSFEGRSWTPIWSRDARDVTYATILPEGGDQLLMRPATGGEEPKTVFAFEQGLARQPVAWMPDGSLLAWEDAGTPTVGNIVYFPPGAREPLPFAKTAAIEIQATASPDGRFVAYAHDASGISEIYVQPFPPTGAKWQVVTGGSMPLWSPDGRELFFLQGRSLMTAPISTAGTFSVGAPRKLFDMPPALLLSTDTTTNFDIAPDGRFLVVRQTSQENMAGHIVVALDWFQTLRKLAPLPAAR